The Vitis vinifera cultivar Pinot Noir 40024 chromosome 3, ASM3070453v1 region GGCTGCTATTGTTCAGGATATGATGAAGTTTTGTACAGAGGCTTCAATTATGAGAGATGGGAAGAAGAAGCATGGGGCTGTGATGACCATCTTTTGCCATCTTGAAGGCTTTTAGTCTCAAACATATGTTGATCAAACCAGTAATGTAGATCCTCTTGTACTCCCCAAGATGGTGCTCCTtatgcaaaacaaaataagataagattaaaaaatcaaaggaaaagagaagCAACTAATGAAAGTCATGAAATTGGTAATAAAGTGAAATacgattaaaagaaaatgaaagagaaaatgagatATCAGATTGTACAATTCCATCATTCAATAAGGGGGTTGTATGCATATTTAATATCTAAACAATTCTCTATTAAGTAggtaaataaatgaaagaaagaaagaaaaaaaaaaacaagacgtaatagaaattaaaaaatgaataaataaatggatgaataaataaacaaacaaataaatgaataaacaaagaaaatataatcatcAAATGCATGCAATAATGATCAAGagattatataaaaatgttGAGCCCCAATGAAGTGCTTAAGCGGGTCTAAGGTGAATCTAGGCGAGTTTAAGGTGTCTAAACGGGCCCAAAATGTCTAAATTAGCCAAGGGtgatgcctaagtggacctaaaaGTGCACCTAAGAGCTATCCTAAGAAGGAATGAAAACCTTAAGTCTAAATCAaaactgccaagggtcacaataaggggttaGGCAATCCCTCAACTagagtctccgaggtggctcaagAAAGGTAAGTAGCGTGAGTAGCTATGGGCTACCAAGAGATTACTGTAAAGTATTGGTAATGGACTTTaaaacatgtgctaaagggacaaaattgagggtctacactctCCTACAATCTTTTTTGCAAATTCACCATTGATCAAATGTAGCTCAATCCAACATTTTTCCAGCTTCTCACCCTTAGTTCCCACCATTTTGTGAATCCAAAACCTTTAGTCTTAAATGAACGGAAAAATGCACCTTATGATGTGATGTTGTTTCTTCTACATCTTCTGCATagagatgaaaataagataaaataaaacacacacacacaaagactaaaagaaacaaagacataaataaaaaccaaagcaaagaccaaaaaaaaaaaaaatcaatcaaaaaggaaagaaagaaagaaaatatatgcaaTTTTATTATCAAGCAgggtttttcccttttttatattaaaattcttATCATTAACCGTATTTGTACCCATGGAAGgtaaaggtagtacctaaagaaTGTAAATTTAGTATCTATAAGACATGTAGCACACATGTACATAAGTTCCTGACTTACTTGAAGTAGCCATGAAACAATGGATTCAATCATGCACCCAAGGTTACAAAGGTAGTATCTAAGGATGGAAAAAGCAGTACCTAAGGAAGATAATATACTACCTAATAAGGGTACTATCATCAATCAACTCCAATGTAAAATCTAGAGAGAAACTTATTGATCATCTTGTGGGCTTGGTACATGAAGGAATACAAGTATAAACTATATTCTCTAGCCTTGGTACAAATAGAAAGGAAGTTAGGGTTGAGTTGTGGAGAAAAATCCAagtttgagaaaatattttagTGTGTTTGTgcgagaaagagagagagagaggttgcATAGAAAAGAATATTTGGGATATTTGGAGTGGCTATGGGTTTTAAAACAGAGTGTTTGATACTAGATAAGTTGTACTTTTAATGTTTAGATTAAGGGTATTTGCTACCGTATGCCTTCATTTAGGGAATAGTCCTTGATCATGttaaatatttggttaaaagggatgaaataatcctttctatatttttacttgaaaaataacttttttttaatgtacACGTCTCttaccatttcaagtatttacatataggtttaaaaaaaatgttatttctacaagaaaatggtaaagatatttttatcaaaatgaaaaaaaaaagaacaaagggttaaattttaaaaattggattttattgatcttttgaatcaaataactcaaaaagaaagagaaattggTTTTGGTGgctttttgaagattttttctctctttacttTCAACGTGTAAGACTTGGCTGGCAAGGTGGAGAGCATTTTGGATTTGAAATACACATGAGCTGAAAATGCATAATTCTCCAAATAATTTCCAATTGCATTATAAAccttaaaatatgaaaaattaggaTCTTATTTTgctgatatttttatattagcgTATTGAAGCACACTTTTCCCTAAATATGAAGTTTTTAATTCGAAAATATACACGATACTCAACAAAACGTATCCCTAAATATGAAGTAATTAATTCGAAAATATACACGACACTAAACAAAACGTATCTTTGATCAAACATTTGAATGTGGAGAGTGCTGTACGTTGCCAAAATCATCGAGAGAGATACCCTTTGCGGCTGCAGATTTTGGAAATAACTTGGTATCACTTGACCAATTATCATTGACATTTGCGCAACCCATGAGCCCACACCCCCAACCAAAACTTAAAACGTAACCCCAATTATGTCCAGGTTCAATGTACTAAACCAACCCCACTACACTACAAAAACCACCTGCTAAGTGGCCAAGTCCCCCTCACCATCTTCACGTGCAGCTAACACCAGCAGTGCATAACCGCCATTTCTAAGTTCTAAGTTCTAACCACTACCACAGCCATGGGAGAGGTCGATCCAGCTTTCATCCAAGACACCCAACATAGGCCTAAGCTCGCTGTTATCGAAGCTGAAGGCATCCCCCTCATTGATCTCTCTTCCGCCAATGCTTCCAACCATGTTTCTCAAATAGCTGATGCGTGCAAGAACTGGGGCTTCTTTCAAGTCATCAACCATGGGGTGCCCTCCGAGTCTCGTCGTAAAATTGAGGATGCGGCGAGGAAGTTCTTCGCTCTGCCATTGGAGGAGAAGAGGAAGGTGAGTAGAGATGAGGTGAATCCTTTTGGGTATTTCGATACTGAGCATACCAAGAACGTTAGGGACTGGAAGGAAGTCTTTGATATCGTGGCGTCATCCCCCGCCTTCATCCCTGCTTCGCCTAATCCTGACGACAAGGAGCTCGAAAAGCTGATCAATCAGTGGCCTCAGTACCCTCCTGAATTAAGGTACAAATTCCACCAGCTAAGGCACAGTCACTACAGTGAATTACTTAagtttttttgttctaattGAGCTGATTTATACAGGGAGGTATGTGAAGAATATGCTAGAGAAATGGAAAAACTAGCTGTCAATCTGTTGGGACTCCTCTCTCTGAGCTTAGGTTTGCCAGAGAACAGATTCAATCTTCTCTTTGAAGAATCAACAAACTTCATCCGCCTCAATCACTACCCACCTTGCTCCATTCCTCACCTAGCTCTGGGCATTGGTCGCCACAAGGATTCCGGAGCCTTAACTTTCCTTGCTCAGGATGATGTTGGAGGGTTGGAAGTAAAGCGAAAAACTGATGGAGAATGGGTTCGAGTTAAGCCCACCCCAGATGCTTATATCATCAATGTTGGGGATATAGTTCAGGTACCACCCAAGAACTTTGAATTACAAGTACATGCTTATCAGTAGTGTTTGGCTCAAGGAATTTTTCACTCATTTGGTTAATTCTACTGATATTAAACCAGGTCTGGAGCAACGATACTTATGAAAGTGTGGAGCACAGGGTGATGGTGAATTCAGAGAGGGAAAGGTTCTCGATTCCGTTCGTTTTGAGTCCCGGGCACCATGTTTGGGTGAAGCCCTTGGAGGAGCTGACGAAGGGGGAAAAGCCAAAGTATAGAGCATACAACTGGGGAAAGTTCTTTGTTACGAGAAGGCGCAGTAATTTCAAGAAGCTTGATGTGGAAAACCTCCAAATTTCTCATTTCAGGGTATCAGAGTAAAAGGGTCAGTGGGACATTATCTATCATGTATTCAATAAGAGCTTGTTTTAGCTCTCTGAAGTTGGCCATGCAGTATAGGATGCGTATATGCATGGAGAATTTGGAGGTTTGGtgtgaaaataataatgtaatTTGCTTGATAAATAAGCAGCAATGCATGCTGCATTAATGGAATAGTCATTTTCTTCCTATATCGGGAAGAAAGTTATTAAGATCAATGGATCCTAAATAAGCATATAGTCACaattaacaaatttaataatttttaaaaacattttgaatccTATGATATACACCCAAGAAGAAGTGAAtgtgaatttctttttcaaattttagtaGAAAAAGATAcgaataataaaaactaaagtaaaaatgaaatggGAAGAAAGAGATATAATCAATACATTTACAATGGTTCACGATTCTCTATGTCCACATATCAACTTTGcttattctaaaatttattttaaataaaatattatttttaaattattataatttattttaaacaaaaaatttaattatatctttaaGATGGCGTTAATAtctatatttcattatatatattaaaatagtatTGTAGACCTGTGATCGTGTccttacttgaaaaaaaaaaagacaagacTCACTTTGGATTGATGAAAATGGTTTTAGGCCAcgtatctttattttatttttaaatggaaaaaaaaaaattctaagtatGAAACTTGAAAGGAAAATACGGGTTTATGAAAAACCAAGTCTGGGTtcaagggtcaggttacttgtTGAGAAGGTAGGATGATAAATCGTAATACCCCTTTATACCCTAAAATTAGGTCTCTAATAATCAAGTTAATATAAGAATGACAATTGATCAAAAAGTCAACAAATACCAAGTAATGATCAATGATGTGTTATGGTTGAGCTATAATTATGGCTTTAAAAATTGGATTGGATCGGCTGGTCACGGTTTCAATCTGGTTTGGTCAATTGGGCTGGAAAGTGGTCGGACTAGTTAAATCGGTGGTTCGGCCGACTAACCGGACGGTTCGGATGGAACCATCCggttcaactttttttttttccccattgtCGCCACTCCTACCCGCGTGCGCTGGAAGAGCTCTTCTTGCCCATTGGAACCCCCCACCCCATCGGCACCCCTTGCACTGGAAAAGCCAAAAAGCTTTTCCCCTTTTGGCCCACCGGAAGGGCCCCCACCTGGCGCTAGAAATGGAAACCCCACCCCCCAAAACCCTGTTGGAACCCTTTTTTGCTTGTTCCTCTCctctctttttccatttttttaaattattttttacctcatttcagtataatttattttcttttatatttattattttttatttcatgatgtttaaaacttatgattttaatttaaattaatgaaaatattataattttaaataaattcatgattttaaaataagtttttttttatttaaaaatgaatttgaaaatttgaaaattaaaattaaaattatgattttaattttaatttctaatttgaaactaattttctaatttttaaataaaattttaatttttaaataatatataaattattatttttatttttataattattttaaattttaataatttataaattatatatttatgacatcactaGTTTGACCGTGATTTGACCGCCGAttcgaccagtgaaccgtgaaccagTAACTTTTCCAATTCAATGATCGGtccgattttgaaaacattggttaTAACTAAACGaataggaaaaggaaaga contains the following coding sequences:
- the LOC100263992 gene encoding jasmonate-induced oxygenase 2 — translated: MGEVDPAFIQDTQHRPKLAVIEAEGIPLIDLSSANASNHVSQIADACKNWGFFQVINHGVPSESRRKIEDAARKFFALPLEEKRKVSRDEVNPFGYFDTEHTKNVRDWKEVFDIVASSPAFIPASPNPDDKELEKLINQWPQYPPELREVCEEYAREMEKLAVNLLGLLSLSLGLPENRFNLLFEESTNFIRLNHYPPCSIPHLALGIGRHKDSGALTFLAQDDVGGLEVKRKTDGEWVRVKPTPDAYIINVGDIVQVWSNDTYESVEHRVMVNSERERFSIPFVLSPGHHVWVKPLEELTKGEKPKYRAYNWGKFFVTRRRSNFKKLDVENLQISHFRVSE